The genomic DNA TTGGTTCTGCGGACACGCTTACCACCACAAAGGCGACGAGTACGATACGAACGGAGGTCGATGGCGGCCGGTGCGCCATTGTAGAGAAAGTGGGGAGGGAGGTATCGATGCCAGTGATGATATATCCGTTCACTTGCTCACCGGACGTCGTGGTCTCTGGTTGTGTCGAACGCTCGATCCTTGCGAAGTGTGGGCATTGTGAGCTCGGTACCGAGTTCGCCATCGGGAAAGTGTGACTATCAAAGACAGCAGCATCCATCATCGTGTCGGCCAGTCTCGTCCGTCAACGTTAAGGTAAAGGGGGCGATCCGTGTGTCCAGCATAGGAAAACAGGACACAACCAAGCTTCCAAGTGTGTCTAGTGTTGTGATCTAGTGGATCGTAACGAGTGACCCAGTTCTAGCTTTATCAATCGGTAGAATTAAATCGGACTACCGTTATATAATAGTCAGTTCCGTGTCTAAAAACTTACGAACGAACTATCGAAAGTGGACACAGGTGGTACAAGTGATGTGTGAGTGTAACGTACCAAACTGAAGATGGACATTCAAACCATGGAAATGGACGTTTTTGAAATCCGCAAGGGTGCGTTATTGCATTTGGCCTGAAATTAAGAGCGTTGCGCCACTTTTACTTAACAGCCCGTGAGTGATGTGAGCGCGATCCTTTTGGCGCTATTGATCGATTTACATAATCGCAACATCAGATAAAGGGTGTACGATCAAACCTTTTATAAAAACCCATTTGGTGTCACAGTGACCAAATTGCACGATCCTCCCCTTCTTTCGGTAGTAGAAGTATTAATAGAACGGAATGTAAAGTTTGCTGCCGTGTGGGCAGGTTTGATATTCCGTCTTAATTAGCTAACCGATCGGACACTGCTGTTGTGTGACTGTTGTGTGATCGCGGGGCAAATGACGGGAGCAGTAGACTTTCTCTATTATTTGTTGGTTCCTTTGACACGACAGCCGTGTGTCCCATGCCAACGATCTTTTCACGGTGATGTTCATTTCGCACTAGAAGTAAGTTAAATACGATCAGTACGATCAGCTGTGAACGACCCGTTTGTCGTCGGTGCGTTGGAGGTTTGAACAGGATCGCGATCATGTGCGCCTTCTCACTGTTGTGTGATCACGTGACTGCATGATGGTGTGCCGCGATTATTTTACTTCTATGCGTGATCTTGAATTGAGAACCGTAGCTGTTGGTGTAACGTAAAAGATTAAATAATCTAGCATTACAACTGGCACACAGCAAcgtacagcaacagcacagcaATGGTAGACGACGCTCTCTTGACTCATCGGCGTCAGTAGCGTGCAGTACGATACGATGATGTCATATGGGAACGAATCATACAACAAACGCTTTGCGAATTTTGAATGGTCTCACGCATGGCTACATTCGTTATGGACAACATTCCTCGCTCTCTTCGTTCCACCGTAGCACTGGTTTGTTGTTTACGGGTCTCCCAAACCGATTCGCGTGATGATGGAGAAGCAGTCTTCAAGGCCAAACATAAAACCTTCTGTCTCTGTCTTGTTGGAGTCTTATTCGTACAACCGATCACGCTGCACCCAAACAGCAGAGTATGAGTATGAGTTGTAGAGGTTCATTTATGTTTACTCCCTTGCCCCCACTCGCCCGATATCTCCTTTATATGACCTCTGTGCACGTAGATGCTTTGCTGCGCGACAGTCTACCTTTACAACACCGCCTGAGGATACCAGGCACGGTCACTGGCTTATCACGTGTAGAGTGAAACCATTCAGACACACAAAACGTCAGGTTTGAAGTTGAGAATTCCCTGTCACAGAAGGcgcaccaggaaaaaaaaaaatggcccgCGTAGTGGACTACTATATTGCTTTTCAGGCCAGCGTATCGGCACATTTATCTCCAAGATGACGCCGCGCCGCAATAAAACGCGAACGAATTGAGAGGGCGCGCGCTCGcttgtgtgtgattgtgttctGCGTATTTCACACCAATTATGAGCAGCAAAACTTACATGCTCATCCGCATCTTAATGATGTCATTAAGCTGCTCAGCGACGAGTTTCCATAAGTTTATCTCCTACACCTGTTTGCTTGATGAGGAGGCGataaaatgcacacacacacacacacacactgtcacACGATCGGTCGAGGATCGGTTGTCCGGTACTGGATGAAGTTCAAGTGCATCCGCATCAGATAGTGCATCTATCAACTACATCTCTCCATGTAGCACGTGTGATGGGATCGTTGTTTCTTGTACGACAGTTTCACTGTTCCTAATCGATTGGTTGTTTCGCTCcgatccatccatcttttCAGCCGTCTTTCGCACGAACCCGCTAATCAGCAACCATGGCATCGAGACTTGGAAAGTTCGGTGTGACAGCGGCCGGTATCGCAATGGGGGCCGCTCTGTCCACCTATGCCCTTCAGCACAAAGATACGCCCCAGTATCAGGTAAGTTCAGCCAGCTAATAAACTGTTGTACCTGCTTCACCCTGCTCATGGTCTGCATGGTGCGATGTGCTTGCCAGGTTCAAATGGAGGAGATGCAGCGTGTTCGTCGTAAGCGCACATTGCCGCCACGATCAGAACAGATCCGAGCGCTGCAGAGTGGCGAAGAGTACGATGTGCTGATCATTGGCGGTGGTGCTACCGGCGCTGGCTGTGCACTGGACGCTGTGACACGCGGTCTTAAGACGGCACTGGTGGAGGCAGACGATTTCGCCAGCGGTACCTCGTCACGGTCTACCAAGCTGATCCACGGTGGCGTACGATACCTGCAGAAAGCTATCCTCGGTGTAAGTAAATCTTCGGCCCTATCTGCAAACCGAACTTCGCTAATGTAATGcttgaatatttatttccttccgGGGGCGTGCAGCTGGACATCGAGCAGTACCGGATGGTTAAGGAGGCTCTGCACGAGCGCGCATCCATGCTGCGATCGGCGCCACATCTCACGCGACCCTTGCCGATTATGCTTCCCGTCTACACGTTAGTGTTTTTGCACCATTCTGCACACGATCGTGGCGTTAATGTTTTCTCTCTTCGTTTGTTGTAGCTGGTGGCAGATTCCCTACTTCTGGGTCGGTATCAAGGCGTACGATTTCGTGGCCGGCGATCGAAATGTGAAAAGCTCGTACTATCTGTCACGATCGGATGCGCTGGAGCTGTTCCCTATGCTGCGCGGCGATAAGCTGTGCGGTGCGATCGTATACTACGATGGGCAGCAGGATGATGCGCGTATGAATCTGGCTATCGCGCTTACCGCCGCCCGTCACGGCGCCTCCATCACGAATCACGTCGAGGTGCTGGAGCTGCTGAAAAAGAAGGGCGACGACGGTAAGGATGTGCTGTGCGGTGCGAAGGTGCGCGACAACATGAGCAAAAAGGAGTGGACGATCAAGGCGAAGTGTATCATCAACGCCACCGGTCCGTTCACGGACTCGATCCGCAAGATGGACAACCCGACCGTGAAGGAAATCTGTTGCCCGAGCTCCGGCGTGCACATTGTGCTGCCGGGTTACTACAGCCCGCAGCAGATGGGTCTGCTCGATCCGGACACTTCCGACGGTCGCGTTATCTTCTTCCTGCCCTGGTTGAATGGCACCATCGCCGGCACCACCGATTCGCCATGCGACGTGACGCGCACACCGACACCGACCGAGGACGAGATTCAGTTCATCCTGAGCGAGATCAAGAACTATCTGAACAAGGACGTTGATGTGCGCCGGGGTGACGTGCTGTCGGCGTGGAGCGGCATCCGACCGCTCGTGTCCGACCCGAACAAGGAGGACACACAGTCGCTGGCCCGCAACCACATCGTGCACGTGAGCGACTCGAAGCTGATCACGATCGCTGGTGGCAAGTGGACGACGTTCCGCGCGATGGCGGAGCACACGATCGATGCCGCCATCAAGGCGTGCAACCTGAAGCCCGAGCGGGGCTGTGTGACCGATGGGCTGTGGATCGAGGGAGCTCAGGGCTGGACGCCGACCATGTACATCCGGTTGGTGCAGGATCTGGGGCTGGAGGTGGAGGTGGCCAAACATTTGGCCATCTCGTACGGCGATCGTGCGTTTGCGGTTGCCAAGCTGGCAACGCTGACTGGCAAGCGGTGGCCCATCATCGGCAAGAAGCTGCACCCCGAGTTCCCGTACATCGATGCGGAGGTGCGTTACGGCATTCGCGAGTATGCCTGCACCTGCGTGGACATGATTTCGCGCCGGCTGCGGCTATCGTTCCTGAACGTGCAAGCAGCGATCGAGGCGCTGCCAATGATTGCGGACATTATGGCAGAGGAACTGAAGTGGTCGAAGGACGAGAAGGAGCGCCAGATTAAGTCGTGCGAACATTTCCTACAAACGCAAATGGGCCACCAGGCGAACCGTACGCTAAAGGAGAAGGTACCGATCAATCTGTCCAAGCAAGAGGTGGACATGTACGTGAAGCGGTTCGAGACGATCGACAAGGAGAAGAAGGGCTACGTGTCGATCACGGACATTAAGCGCGCCATGAAGTCGTTCGGCGATGCGGAGGTCAGCGGCGAGGAGCTGCACGATATCCTGAAGGAAATCGACACCAACATGAACGGCCAGGTCGAGCTGGAGGAGTACCTACAGGTGGGGTAGCCAGGAAGAGATGGGAAACAAAAGATGGGTGGATGAGTTTCGAAAACCAATTGTCTTGCTTGCTCCCTGCTTTCAGATGATGTCCGCAATCAAATCCGGTTTCGTGTCGCACTCCCGGTTCGCGGCCGTCGCGGAACAGGAAGAAATCCGCAAGGAGCAGGAACGTCTACGAAAGCAGATCACCATCGAACGCTCTGGAGGTGGTTTATAAGCGTGCTGCAAGGGCAAACCAGGTGTCCCGAAGGAACGCCTAGGTTTGGGAACAACCTGCCAGTTCTCGCCCccttttctctctgtctctcgagAAGGTAATTGCGAAGGAACACGGGACAACACTAACGTGGgccttttcccccttttctctCTGTTTACAGCTACTAGTCAACGAAAGTCAAACTAAACCTAAGCGTGCACATGTGTCTGTCAACTGCAGCTACTAAAGCATGCCCtcaaccaacaccaccacagtCGTGCATTTGTGAGGCTAACAACCAACCAAAGCTCGTCTCGCAAAACACAAACCTCATAGAAGAAACCCCGTTTTCCGTTGTTGTTAATCTGGCtgcagtttatttattttctgttgTTGCATTTGTGCATTGTATGCAGCTATCTATCTATCCATGTATCTATCTGTACATGATTCCTACAGGTGGTGCAGGGTTTCGTCCATTAGACGAACCTGTGCTACCGAGGAATTGTGTCACACAGTAACTTATGCTACCTTGTAAGAACACACTGATGTACATATATTTGTTGTTGTAAGTCACAAGACATTTTTCGCTGTGCATCACCCAAAACGCATCGCCTTCCgggagcgagagcgagacacACTCTCGTACGAAAGACAACGCCTAGAATACCTGTTGAAGCCTTGCGACGCTAGTAGGGGTTTTAGTAAAGTACTTATTGTAAAACGGCATCGAATGAACGATCAAGCTCTTCTCATCGATAATCGCTACAGAATATACAGGGGATTCATGTTTCGCAAAGCGCAAAGCGGATTCGTAAAGCGTTCATAGCCAATCAGTCATAGGTAACTTGATGAAACATTACAGATACTACTTAAAGGCTTTTCATTTACGGTGCAATCGCTTATCGCTGAACATTATCACACACCGACAAGCAAACGAACTTTAGAAAAAagggtgtttgtttgtttcgatcATTTAAACTATTCGGGCTAGTGTTGGCAAATGATTTGTGGCAAAACACTTCCCTAATTGGCTTCGAATTGGAAATCATGCTTTTATTTATAACACgtttatttgtgtttctttgtgtgtgtgtttgtttaaccTGTTTTATATTCGTTTGTGTTGTTAATGTTTTAGTGCCATCGTAGTTTTCGCAATATTGTCATTCGTTTATTTTTCCCCTCATTTCGTTTTATGTTTgtattatgatttttttggttgggtttttcTCGGCTCGTTTACTGTCTTGCGAATTTTATTTAGCCAATGTGAttctaattttcttttttatttgccatttttctctcgttaCCCACCTACATGGGGCCTTGATTTTTAGGAAATTACCAACGAAGAACGCACCTCTATCTTGTGAGATTGGATCTACACGCTcacaaagcaaagcaacaacaaactccTGCTGATCATGTACGCCCAGcaacccccaccaccaccctcaTCCCCGTCCGTTCCTATTGGTCGGTAAATGTTAGGATAGGATATACAACAACGCAGTAGAACGCGGTACACGCGTCACGCTCGATCACAAATAGTCGTGTTGTAATCGTACAACAAAATCATCATTACTTCATTATCGTTTGGCGCAGAAGTCATCATCAATCAATCGATTTGTTAAACCTTGGCCGAGAAACGAACTAACTGAAGCGTCCAGTAAAAAAACTGTACTTTAAAACAACAAGCAATGCAGATGTTGAAGTGCACTTTTCGATTCAGAGTTTATGTTTGGTAAGGTTTTGAGGAAGAGTTTTAAGATTTAATAGGTAAGAAATAATGGAACAAAATACTACCGAAATAAAAGTTACGCGAGATAAATCTCTACCTGTGGACTAGTTTTGAAGCTACTTGCATGTAAGTAAGTGTATATTGCTGTAAAAAGGGTTTGAGAAAATTGGACGATGTACTCACAGATAAACCTCTCCAGTTGATACAAACGTGTCTTCCGCAACTATCTTGGACAAATCTGCATACTGTCTTCGCACTGTTCGACTCCATTTGATCCAGCCAGAGCTCACTGTGTTCCTCAACGCCTCGTGTCGACGAGCACTGCATCACGTGATTCAGCATGGCATTTTTCCGGCGTTGGCCATCGTTAGGACATATGATTTGCCAAACGCGACATACTCTCGTCTTTAGATTCGTTTCTGCTATTAATAGATCATCGAGTACAATGCACAAGGTATATCCAAAAGCTTCAACAAGACACTGTGGAACCTATCATTCCAGCAGCGTGAAGACTTTTTAAGTCCGTAAAACGATTTTTTCAATACCAGAAAAAGCTTTCAAGCCATGGGTAACTTCCATATAAATTTTCCCACGCAGGTCACCATACAGAAATGTGGTTGTCCCAATCCATTTTATGTGAAAAACAACGCCGTTGGACTCGTACTGCTAGAACTGGTTAAATAGTTATCAGATTGGCACTGGCGCGAATGCGTCGTGATATTTCGTCTCAGGCCTCTGTTGACAGTTCTTTAATAGCAATCTAGCTTTACATCCAATGTCTTTAATGTAATGAATTTGCATTCATGGTTGTAGCTAGTTTCTGTAGATTGTAGCTAGTTTCTTAACAACTCCTCAAAGAAATCCTTTAAAATAATCACTCGATTGGTTTCTATATCCTCCATTTCATCCGCACATTAGCTGTCAGATTCCAGAGTTGATATACTTGCTTCTTATTGTTCCACAGTCAATTAGGTCTTCTTCGCAAATTTGAGCTTCTCTTCATTGAGTTATGCATCCTTTGTATGTAGGTATTTCTTCGGTTAGCGTCTCCTAAACTTTCACAACTTCCATGAACAACTGTACGAAAAATCGAAAATTTTCGAATTTAAACTGTTTAGTAGGGCAATACCCGCACTGTCCTTCTTTAAGCAGCTTATAACCTAATGAACTTCAAATACGATAGAGTTTACTACGGATAAGTTTAACAATTCACTACAACCGTTCGCGGTAAGCCTGTTACAGAGAAAAGACTCAACTTAGCAACAGTATATAATTATGAGTCGTTATTCCACACTTTATTAAATTCACGATCCGTCGGCTGTAACGGCTGGAAGCAAAGAGAGCGGTTCGCTTTATCTGCTGCGTTATCGTCCTAACGCAGGTGAGCTCTCATCTAGTAGCGCGTCTACTATTCCTAGTTTAATGCTTAACAATAGATCTTAATCTAGTGTTACCATAATTATAACTATATTCTAATTTTAGAGCAGGCTATACATGATCGATGCCAATGTCCACTTGATAtaatctttttctttggcctACTTTGTCAACAATTTTACTTCAACAGAATCAGCTTGGTAGCTTCTAAACCAACGGCAGCGAGTCCGCATATTCGGGACAATTTCTTGTAGGCAACATTCAGGACTTCATAGTCCATTACACAGGCATTAGACCAGTAGTTTTTCGATAGCACTGATGACTTCATTCAGGCTCCTCTGCTTTCGGCGCATTATTCAGAACCTCTTGCATTTGCTAAGCTCAGGATTGTGTCGAAGTACCATCAAGCAACATCGTTAAGTTTCGGAGACATTGTGGCACAAGGTGAGTTTTGGGGGAAAACCACTGCGAATCTAATTCAACTCAATGTCTGCTGCCTTGTTACACGTGTGTAGGTTTCCTTGTCTTGTCTATACAGTGAAATCCATCAGGCTGAAAACATGATCAATCCGGGAAGAAGTCTACTAAGTTTATGTCTTTCTAGGGGATGAAATTTATAAGGCGGATCCTTAGTCCGATCCTTTTGTTTAATCACAGGGCTAAGATATTCAAAGATGAATCGTGACATCGTGTTGTAAGCAGTCATCATACTCCCTTTCCAACTGTGGTCGAAAGCTGTGCTTTTCTTTCAAGGTGTGGTTTGTGCTCATTAATACTGCTCAGATTGTAAAAACCTCCCACAGATCCTTCACAGATCCTTTCGTATCACCAACATCATCGCACTCCCAGTCCAAACTTTACACGCTGGGGCCCACGACGCTTCCCTACGGGTGTAGGAGAAGGATAGATGACTCGGAAAATTATCAGCGGTCCCTCCTAATCGTACCCCTGGCTAGCAGCATTTTAGGGCCGTGGTCAAATTTGTTCATCATGCCCTGCGGGACTGGCTGCTCACGGGAGTGAAAGAGAGGCtgaaatgctttgaaaaatgAGAGGCAAGAGCATGTGCGTACTGTATCGTCCCAGAGTCCCAGCGTCCCCTGAGCATAAGCGAATGTATgctgaaaatatgttttcatgTTCATCTTCATGTGAAAATATGTCCAAAACATggttttgaacattttttattccaTCCGATTAAACCTGTCTTCATATTCCTATTTTCTGACTCGATCGCAATACTTTTCCCACTATTGCTATGCTCATCCCTCCATCGAAGGGTACAATTTTGAGGTGGTCCTCGGCAATAAACGCACAGCGGCCGTCTCTCTGCTACGCACACAAGCGCACCATCGAATCGCGAGCATATCCGCAAGGCCTCCTAGTTTTCGATTCAAACGCTCTGCTTCTTACGGAGGGTTTTCATGATTTTAGCCTGCCCTAAAAAATAGGTCCCGGTCCAGGCATTCAAGCCAATTCAAAGCCAAAATGCATAAAGAGGGGCAGATGCTGCAACCCGTCCAACGTATTACAACGTTGCCGCTATTCACGAATTTATGTTAGGCCGTAAAACCGTACATCTTTCTTCCTTCTCTCACTCGTGTGACGCATAGCGCAAGGAAAGAAATGCGACATGCGCTCCGTTTCATGTGCTGGAACATCCTTTCGCTCGGACCCTCCTGTAACTCGCTGCTGGTGGCGATGGAAGCGAGCCAATTTGGTGATAATCGGTTGGATCGCCATTCGAAACGCCCGCTCGAGAGCACGTGGTCGTCGGAGGACGATCAAGGGACGTTCTTGGTCCACTCTGTGTGTCTTGGGCAGGATCTTGCAACCAATGATAATTGTTTTAAGCGGCTCCCTATGATTAGTTGTcctgttcttttgttttttgggggagTCTTGGTCACGGCGTAAAAACCCGCATGATAGTATTTCATTCGTTCATTCCGGCAACTGTGAATCACATTGGGCTTAAAGTTTAATCGAGAATATTTTCGATTCTTAAGATTGGTGGAGACTGGCCAACTGGTTACGATTTGGCGAATGGAAGAATGATAAAATGATCGTCAACCAATGCTCAAATGTAAACAAGTGCTGTGATGCTAGAAAAGGGACGGAAATGTAGCCGGAAGGGGTCAGTTCAAGGGGCGTGGTAGCAACGTTTGCACCATGTTTGGGTTTGAATTGATCCAACCCAGTAAGTGTTGTTCGTGGAGTAGCAGTTCTGTGGACTAGTAATACGGGATTGGTTTTTCGTATTTGAGAACCGCGTATCAGACACCATCCCGGACTGCTCAGGTAGCCATATAGGATGGATTGGCTATATGGCTACCTGATATATATAAGTATAGACCTCAAATATGACCTTTTATTTGACCCCCAAATACTTGTAAAGTTCGATTCCGGTAGTTTTTTCCAGTCTTCATAATTACTGGTTAATTTATTCACATGCTATAAACATAGATGAGGAGTTTCACAAATTTTGCTGATATGTGCTGAACTTGTGTTTGCTGATCCAACTCTGGAAATGATCTAGAAATTtcattatcttcttctttctcggcACTACAAAAGGTCTCCCTCTATCATCTCttgctttctatgacttgattttacccgtagcggAATAGCCTGTcctacgtacgggaaggcggttt from Anopheles stephensi strain Indian chromosome 2, UCI_ANSTEP_V1.0, whole genome shotgun sequence includes the following:
- the LOC118506324 gene encoding glycerol-3-phosphate dehydrogenase, mitochondrial isoform X1, which codes for MASRLGKFGVTAAGIAMGAALSTYALQHKDTPQYQVQMEEMQRVRRKRTLPPRSEQIRALQSGEEYDVLIIGGGATGAGCALDAVTRGLKTALVEADDFASGTSSRSTKLIHGGVRYLQKAILGLDIEQYRMVKEALHERASMLRSAPHLTRPLPIMLPVYTWWQIPYFWVGIKAYDFVAGDRNVKSSYYLSRSDALELFPMLRGDKLCGAIVYYDGQQDDARMNLAIALTAARHGASITNHVEVLELLKKKGDDGKDVLCGAKVRDNMSKKEWTIKAKCIINATGPFTDSIRKMDNPTVKEICCPSSGVHIVLPGYYSPQQMGLLDPDTSDGRVIFFLPWLNGTIAGTTDSPCDVTRTPTPTEDEIQFILSEIKNYLNKDVDVRRGDVLSAWSGIRPLVSDPNKEDTQSLARNHIVHVSDSKLITIAGGKWTTFRAMAEHTIDAAIKACNLKPERGCVTDGLWIEGAQGWTPTMYIRLVQDLGLEVEVAKHLAISYGDRAFAVAKLATLTGKRWPIIGKKLHPEFPYIDAEVRYGIREYACTCVDMISRRLRLSFLNVQAAIEALPMIADIMAEELKWSKDEKERQIKSCEHFLQTQMGHQANRTLKEKVPINLSKQEVDMYVKRFETIDKEKKGYVSITDIKRAMKSFGDAEVSGEELHDILKEIDTNMNGQVELEEYLQMMSAIKSGFVSHSRFAAVAEQEEIRKEQERLRKQITIERSGATSQRKSN
- the LOC118506324 gene encoding glycerol-3-phosphate dehydrogenase, mitochondrial isoform X2 — protein: MASRLGKFGVTAAGIAMGAALSTYALQHKDTPQYQVQMEEMQRVRRKRTLPPRSEQIRALQSGEEYDVLIIGGGATGAGCALDAVTRGLKTALVEADDFASGTSSRSTKLIHGGVRYLQKAILGLDIEQYRMVKEALHERASMLRSAPHLTRPLPIMLPVYTWWQIPYFWVGIKAYDFVAGDRNVKSSYYLSRSDALELFPMLRGDKLCGAIVYYDGQQDDARMNLAIALTAARHGASITNHVEVLELLKKKGDDGKDVLCGAKVRDNMSKKEWTIKAKCIINATGPFTDSIRKMDNPTVKEICCPSSGVHIVLPGYYSPQQMGLLDPDTSDGRVIFFLPWLNGTIAGTTDSPCDVTRTPTPTEDEIQFILSEIKNYLNKDVDVRRGDVLSAWSGIRPLVSDPNKEDTQSLARNHIVHVSDSKLITIAGGKWTTFRAMAEHTIDAAIKACNLKPERGCVTDGLWIEGAQGWTPTMYIRLVQDLGLEVEVAKHLAISYGDRAFAVAKLATLTGKRWPIIGKKLHPEFPYIDAEVRYGIREYACTCVDMISRRLRLSFLNVQAAIEALPMIADIMAEELKWSKDEKERQIKSCEHFLQTQMGHQANRTLKEKVPINLSKQEVDMYVKRFETIDKEKKGYVSITDIKRAMKSFGDAEVSGEELHDILKEIDTNMNGQVELEEYLQMMSAIKSGFVSHSRFAAVAEQEEIRKEQERLRKQITIERSGGGL